One window from the genome of Chloroherpetonaceae bacterium encodes:
- a CDS encoding Lrp/AsnC family transcriptional regulator, protein MSWHLDKIDFKLIELLSERGRMRRNELAESVGLSIPSVSERLEKLQTRGVIKGYTVVADEKKLGFDITAFIRISMDSSRHYQTLIQNIVREDEILECYSCTGEGSHLVKIMTHNTVSLERLLSRIQSWQGVTGTQTSIVLSEIKRSFKINSQKVQKNFDTAKGD, encoded by the coding sequence ATGTCTTGGCATTTAGACAAAATTGATTTCAAATTAATTGAACTTTTGAGCGAACGCGGCAGAATGCGCCGTAATGAGCTTGCCGAATCGGTCGGATTATCGATTCCCTCAGTCAGTGAACGCTTAGAGAAACTTCAAACGAGAGGCGTAATTAAGGGATACACTGTTGTCGCTGATGAAAAAAAACTTGGATTTGACATCACGGCATTTATTCGAATCAGTATGGATTCCTCCCGTCACTATCAAACTCTGATTCAAAATATCGTTCGCGAAGATGAGATCCTTGAATGTTACTCCTGTACCGGAGAGGGCTCTCATCTTGTAAAAATCATGACACATAATACCGTTTCTTTGGAACGGCTTCTTTCAAGAATCCAATCTTGGCAAGGAGTTACAGGCACACAAACCAGTATTGTTTTATCAGAAATCAAACGTTCTTTTAAGATCAATTCTCAAAAAGTTCAAAAGAACTTTGATACTGCAAAGGGTGACTAA
- the glnA gene encoding type I glutamate--ammonia ligase, translating to MSNSNWKNGATLNSAESINKALELIKKSGAVQVDFKFVDFPGMLQHISFPVSQISEETFSEGFKFDGSSIRGWKAINESDMNIVPDASSALVDPFMAGPTVSFFADIFEPLSQDIYERAPRNIAKKAEEYLKSTGLGDTAYFGPESEFFLFSDVRYGTGMNESYYHVDSPEALWNTGKTEIGGNKGYKIRNKEGYFPVPPTDTLQDIRTEMVQVMEKCGFIVEAHHHEVATGGQCEIDFRFDTLTTCADKLLFFKYIVRNVAAKHGLSATFMPKPVFGDNGSGMHVHQSIWKDGKPLFAGDKYAGLSEMALYYIGGLLKHAPALLAITNPTTNSYKRLVPGFEAPVNLAYSARNRSASIRIPVLKSPKAKRLEFRCPDSTANPYLAFSACLMAGIDGIKNKIHPGEPMEIDIYEASKEELKKVPSTPGSLEEALRALEADHKFLLEGGVFTEDVLQTHIKYKYDKEVNPMRLRPHPYEFNLYYDI from the coding sequence ATGTCAAACAGCAATTGGAAGAATGGTGCGACGCTCAACTCAGCGGAGTCCATTAATAAAGCGCTTGAACTCATCAAAAAATCAGGAGCAGTTCAAGTTGATTTCAAGTTTGTAGATTTCCCCGGAATGCTTCAACACATTTCATTCCCGGTTTCACAAATTAGCGAAGAGACCTTTAGTGAAGGGTTCAAATTCGACGGTTCATCGATTCGAGGATGGAAGGCAATCAATGAATCAGATATGAACATCGTCCCCGATGCCTCGTCAGCATTGGTTGATCCGTTTATGGCAGGCCCAACTGTTTCATTTTTTGCTGATATTTTTGAACCACTTTCCCAAGACATTTACGAACGCGCTCCGCGAAATATTGCAAAGAAAGCAGAGGAATATCTTAAATCAACTGGTCTTGGCGATACAGCTTACTTTGGTCCTGAATCTGAATTCTTTTTATTCTCCGATGTCCGTTATGGAACCGGAATGAATGAATCCTACTATCATGTTGATTCACCCGAAGCACTTTGGAACACCGGTAAAACTGAAATTGGGGGTAACAAGGGATATAAAATCCGTAATAAAGAAGGGTACTTCCCTGTTCCACCAACGGATACTCTCCAAGATATCCGAACCGAGATGGTTCAAGTAATGGAAAAATGTGGCTTCATTGTTGAAGCGCATCATCACGAAGTGGCAACCGGCGGTCAATGCGAAATCGATTTCCGCTTCGATACACTGACCACATGCGCCGATAAGCTTTTGTTTTTTAAATATATCGTTAGGAATGTCGCTGCGAAGCACGGCTTAAGCGCCACCTTTATGCCAAAACCGGTTTTTGGAGATAACGGCTCAGGTATGCATGTTCACCAATCCATTTGGAAAGATGGCAAACCGCTTTTCGCAGGTGACAAATATGCCGGACTTTCAGAAATGGCGTTGTATTATATCGGTGGATTACTTAAACATGCACCGGCTCTTTTAGCCATCACAAACCCAACCACCAATTCTTACAAGCGATTGGTTCCGGGTTTTGAGGCTCCGGTAAACTTGGCATACTCAGCACGCAACCGCTCCGCCTCAATTCGAATTCCTGTTTTGAAATCTCCAAAAGCAAAACGCCTTGAATTCCGTTGCCCAGATTCCACCGCCAATCCTTATTTGGCATTCTCAGCTTGCTTGATGGCAGGCATTGATGGAATTAAGAATAAAATTCATCCCGGCGAGCCGATGGAGATTGACATTTACGAAGCTTCTAAAGAAGAATTGAAAAAAGTTCCATCTACTCCGGGCTCACTTGAAGAGGCACTAAGAGCTCTTGAAGCAGACCATAAATTTTTACTTGAAGGCGGCGTATTTACTGAAGATGTGCTTCAAACCCATATCAAGTATAAATACGATAAAGAGGTCAATCCAATGCGACTTCGCCCGCATCCTTATGAATTCAACTTATACTATGATATTTAA
- the ribD gene encoding bifunctional diaminohydroxyphosphoribosylaminopyrimidine deaminase/5-amino-6-(5-phosphoribosylamino)uracil reductase RibD, whose amino-acid sequence MKRKATTRPPEASFDADDVRFMKRCLSLAKRGEGLVSPNPMVGSVVVYKGKIIGEGWHKKYGEWHAEVNAINSVKNPEFLSKSTLYVNLEPCSHFGKTPPCSDLIIEKKIPKVVIGCKDPFPKVSGRGIKKLSEAGVEVHFGLLEQESKQLNEHFISFHANHRPFFGIKVAQSLDGRIATATKDSKWISSESARAYAHLLRSQYDAVMIGTGTALTDNPALTVRNTKGRNPKRIVLDRKLSIPLHATIFSNDSPTFLFTSRVNKKHPKIKALSNKGILIRFVGEKQEGLNIEEISQSLFDEKILSVLVEGGGKLHASLLKLGLGDKIHIFISPKIIGGDGTPSIGTLGIKSISESLSIEQNVLKVFGDTLLIEGYL is encoded by the coding sequence ATGAAAAGAAAAGCAACAACAAGGCCACCTGAAGCTTCATTTGATGCTGACGATGTTCGTTTTATGAAGCGTTGCCTTTCGCTTGCAAAGCGTGGTGAGGGTTTGGTTAGTCCGAATCCTATGGTCGGTAGTGTTGTGGTTTATAAAGGAAAAATTATTGGCGAAGGCTGGCATAAAAAATATGGCGAGTGGCATGCGGAAGTTAACGCCATTAACTCTGTCAAAAATCCGGAGTTTCTTTCTAAATCTACGCTCTATGTAAATCTTGAACCTTGTTCGCATTTTGGGAAAACCCCTCCTTGCTCCGATCTCATAATTGAAAAGAAAATCCCGAAAGTCGTCATAGGATGCAAAGATCCTTTTCCTAAAGTTTCAGGACGAGGAATCAAGAAGTTGAGTGAAGCAGGTGTAGAGGTTCATTTTGGTTTGTTAGAACAAGAGTCGAAACAACTCAATGAACATTTCATTTCATTTCATGCAAATCATCGGCCGTTTTTTGGAATAAAGGTCGCTCAAAGTTTGGATGGAAGAATTGCTACTGCGACTAAAGATTCGAAATGGATTTCCTCTGAGAGTGCGCGCGCTTACGCTCATTTACTTCGTTCGCAATATGACGCCGTGATGATTGGAACGGGCACCGCACTTACAGATAATCCTGCACTCACCGTGCGTAATACAAAAGGACGAAATCCTAAGCGAATTGTTTTAGATCGAAAGCTGTCTATCCCGCTCCACGCCACCATCTTTAGCAACGATTCACCCACATTTCTCTTTACTTCTCGTGTGAATAAAAAGCATCCCAAAATCAAGGCCCTTTCTAATAAAGGAATTCTGATTCGTTTTGTTGGTGAAAAGCAAGAAGGTTTAAATATTGAAGAAATCTCACAATCCCTTTTTGATGAAAAGATATTATCCGTCTTGGTTGAAGGCGGAGGCAAACTTCATGCCTCCCTCTTAAAATTAGGCTTGGGAGATAAAATTCATATTTTCATTTCACCAAAAATTATTGGTGGAGACGGTACACCCTCGATAGGAACACTTGGCATTAAATCAATTTCAGAATCTCTTTCAATCGAGCAAAACGTATTGAAAGTATTTGGAGATACTCTTCTTATTGAAGGATATTTGTAA
- a CDS encoding DUF309 domain-containing protein: MIAPRKRSIDEIIERYHSKSLPLLEPIFSEKQGVLFERGVVEFNQTLFYDAHESWEHCWRAMRNDVTDDSEIIVRGLVQLAAGFHCIQQQRKKDAKRNFQKALPKIDLAPVRLFNLDFHSLQSFLHSKEFETSHLFQEINFQEISFPKLLLLDKNDGARNHSNGA; encoded by the coding sequence ATGATTGCACCACGCAAACGCTCAATCGATGAAATCATCGAACGATATCATTCAAAGAGTTTACCCCTATTAGAACCAATTTTTAGTGAAAAACAAGGTGTTCTTTTTGAGAGAGGTGTAGTAGAATTTAATCAGACTTTATTTTATGATGCACATGAATCTTGGGAACATTGCTGGAGAGCGATGAGAAATGATGTTACCGATGATTCCGAAATTATTGTAAGAGGACTTGTTCAATTGGCTGCCGGATTCCATTGTATTCAACAGCAAAGAAAAAAGGATGCGAAAAGAAACTTTCAGAAAGCTTTACCCAAAATTGACTTAGCACCAGTTCGCCTTTTTAATCTTGACTTTCACTCGCTTCAATCTTTCCTTCATTCAAAAGAATTTGAAACATCTCATCTATTTCAAGAAATAAATTTTCAAGAAATAAGTTTTCCAAAACTTTTACTTTTAGACAAAAATGATGGAGCCAGAAACCATTCAAACGGGGCGTAA
- a CDS encoding lipoate--protein ligase family protein yields MAEDFRLVSQIFELEKQFGENLAILRLYQWNPFCISIGFHQTESLFDLEKIKRDGIGFIKRPTGGRAVFHADELTYAFIERASESNSTHYKKIHLTLAEAFSALGIQTDFQKTEPNFSETFSKIESAACFSASARYELEINGRKLVGSAQRRYQFNEGEVLLQHGSILLSQKHQDLAEYLLASDSLKTKIKDDLRMKTISLSELPIPSISTAKLSLAIENSFKKAYG; encoded by the coding sequence ATGGCGGAAGATTTTCGCCTTGTCTCCCAAATTTTTGAACTTGAAAAACAATTCGGCGAAAACCTAGCAATACTAAGGCTTTATCAATGGAATCCTTTTTGCATCTCAATTGGCTTTCACCAAACTGAATCTCTGTTTGATTTGGAAAAGATCAAAAGGGATGGGATTGGGTTTATTAAAAGGCCAACCGGTGGGCGGGCGGTCTTTCATGCCGATGAATTAACCTATGCGTTCATCGAGCGAGCCTCTGAAAGCAATTCGACACATTATAAAAAAATTCATCTCACGCTTGCTGAGGCTTTTTCTGCTTTAGGCATTCAAACTGACTTTCAAAAAACTGAGCCGAACTTTTCGGAAACATTTTCAAAAATTGAATCCGCGGCGTGCTTCAGCGCTTCCGCTCGATATGAATTGGAAATCAACGGAAGAAAGTTGGTCGGCTCGGCACAAAGGCGATACCAATTCAATGAAGGAGAAGTATTGCTTCAACACGGGTCAATCTTACTTTCTCAAAAGCATCAAGACTTGGCCGAGTACCTTCTTGCAAGCGACAGCCTAAAGACCAAAATCAAAGACGATTTGAGAATGAAAACGATTTCACTCTCTGAATTACCAATCCCGTCAATCTCTACAGCAAAGCTTTCTTTGGCCATCGAAAATTCATTTAAAAAGGCTTATGGCTAA
- a CDS encoding 2Fe-2S iron-sulfur cluster-binding protein, whose protein sequence is MATIDFNGNAREAFVEESVLGAARRHKEHIGYFCGGHGLCQTCEVVVSEGKDNLSPMTEVEKAWLSQEKQTNGHRLGCQSHVAKEGTVKLQTRTEMMRWYFNRAFVEQPKEASKHPQGYVGEFLEYFGKETVMHVTAVPFVAANAGQRLIKGEFTTNTLTDALNAWSERAPEVGDFVTKSANGMGDFLGKNGGELAKSITPMVDSLFTSGKSLVDSVFKSGASATVTKEGEKPIPVQIKKV, encoded by the coding sequence ATGGCAACTATTGATTTTAACGGAAATGCCCGCGAGGCATTTGTTGAAGAAAGTGTTTTAGGGGCTGCTCGCCGCCACAAAGAGCACATTGGCTATTTCTGTGGAGGCCACGGACTTTGCCAAACCTGCGAAGTCGTTGTAAGCGAAGGTAAAGACAATCTTTCACCAATGACTGAAGTAGAGAAAGCTTGGCTATCACAAGAAAAGCAAACAAACGGACATCGTTTGGGTTGCCAATCACACGTTGCTAAAGAAGGCACTGTAAAGCTTCAAACACGCACTGAAATGATGCGTTGGTATTTTAACCGTGCGTTTGTGGAGCAACCAAAGGAAGCCTCCAAGCATCCTCAAGGTTATGTAGGTGAGTTTTTGGAATACTTTGGTAAAGAAACTGTGATGCATGTTACGGCGGTTCCTTTCGTCGCAGCGAATGCAGGTCAGCGATTAATCAAGGGTGAATTCACAACCAACACACTTACCGATGCATTGAATGCTTGGAGCGAACGCGCACCTGAGGTTGGAGATTTTGTAACAAAATCAGCCAATGGTATGGGTGATTTTCTTGGTAAAAATGGCGGTGAGCTTGCAAAATCGATTACACCGATGGTTGATTCCCTTTTTACATCGGGAAAGTCGCTTGTCGATTCAGTCTTTAAATCTGGAGCGAGCGCAACAGTGACCAAAGAAGGTGAAAAACCGATTCCCGTTCAAATTAAAAAGGTTTGA
- a CDS encoding succinate dehydrogenase iron-sulfur subunit, whose protein sequence is MSAVTDTTLRTLEVTIKRFNPEKDKVPHFEVYTVQAYPTERVLDVLNKVKWDQDGTLTYRKSCAHGVCGSDAMMINGENKLACVTLVKDIKGNKIKVEPLPGAPVIKDLVIDMNGFWRRYESVMPYLVNNDPAPEIERYQSAEDQEIIEESTKCILCGACSYSCPSTWSDEEYLGPAAMLKAYRFIFDTRDQAGDDRIKIIDNNKGLWKCYTIFNCVQACPKEIDITKHLSALKRKAVSERV, encoded by the coding sequence ATGTCCGCAGTAACTGATACAACGCTCCGCACACTTGAAGTCACCATCAAACGCTTCAATCCAGAAAAAGATAAAGTGCCTCATTTTGAGGTTTACACGGTTCAAGCATATCCGACGGAACGTGTATTGGATGTCCTCAATAAAGTGAAATGGGATCAAGATGGCACTTTAACCTATCGTAAATCTTGTGCCCACGGGGTTTGTGGTAGTGACGCAATGATGATAAATGGTGAAAATAAATTGGCTTGCGTTACTCTTGTAAAGGATATCAAAGGAAATAAAATTAAAGTTGAGCCGCTTCCGGGAGCTCCGGTAATCAAAGATCTGGTCATTGATATGAATGGTTTTTGGCGAAGATATGAATCGGTAATGCCATATCTTGTCAATAACGACCCTGCGCCTGAAATTGAACGCTATCAAAGTGCAGAAGATCAAGAGATTATTGAAGAATCTACGAAGTGCATTCTTTGCGGTGCTTGCTCCTACTCGTGCCCATCAACTTGGAGCGACGAAGAGTATCTAGGCCCAGCAGCAATGCTTAAAGCTTACCGTTTTATTTTCGACACTCGCGATCAAGCCGGTGACGATCGAATAAAGATCATTGATAACAACAAAGGATTATGGAAATGCTACACCATCTTCAACTGTGTGCAAGCCTGTCCAAAAGAAATTGATATCACCAAGCACCTTTCTGCATTAAAACGAAAGGCTGTTAGTGAACGGGTGTAA
- a CDS encoding alanine dehydrogenase, which yields MAKSYTSDFGYMDFDVGMQTLERMVARSEKKMHVNLGIPKEMALDEKRVAIAPSGVRVIIENGHTVMIERNAGEHCNFTNEEYSEAGAEIIDSVEELYKKSNLIVKVAPPLPAEYDLLQRDQVLVSALHLGSVRTAYIESLLSRGVTALGYEFIETRDGELPIVRSMSEIAGALAIQTAAKYLETTSGGRGILLGGCAGVPPATVVILGAGTVSHYSAQAALGLGAYVIVIDKELNRLRRFETIFNRRITTAIANDHYIARAAKIADVMIGAMNPRGKVMKPIVSEDMVMNMQKGAVIVDVSIDQGGCFETSQRTSHSEPIFVKYGVTHYCVPNMPSGVARTASYALTNALLPFVLKFGEYASISDALWKSTSLRNGAYTYKGYITKKVLADLSGLTFREIQMLLATNI from the coding sequence ATGGCAAAGAGCTATACAAGTGACTTCGGTTATATGGATTTTGATGTAGGCATGCAAACACTTGAACGAATGGTTGCCCGTTCGGAAAAAAAGATGCACGTCAATTTGGGTATTCCGAAGGAGATGGCTCTTGATGAAAAGCGCGTTGCCATTGCACCCAGCGGCGTTCGGGTGATTATAGAGAACGGACACACGGTAATGATTGAGCGAAATGCCGGAGAGCATTGCAATTTCACGAATGAAGAGTACTCTGAAGCCGGTGCTGAAATTATTGATTCTGTTGAAGAGCTTTACAAGAAATCGAATTTGATCGTCAAGGTTGCACCGCCTTTACCGGCGGAGTATGATTTGTTACAGCGCGATCAGGTGCTTGTTTCAGCGTTGCACTTGGGAAGTGTGCGAACAGCTTATATTGAATCGCTTTTAAGCCGTGGAGTGACGGCCTTGGGTTATGAATTCATCGAAACCCGCGATGGCGAGCTGCCGATTGTTCGTTCAATGAGCGAAATCGCCGGAGCCTTGGCAATTCAAACTGCCGCGAAATATTTGGAAACAACGAGTGGCGGCAGAGGAATTCTTTTGGGCGGATGCGCGGGTGTGCCACCTGCAACCGTTGTTATTTTAGGAGCAGGAACTGTTTCTCATTATTCCGCTCAAGCGGCGCTTGGCTTAGGCGCCTATGTGATTGTGATTGATAAAGAATTAAATCGCTTGCGCCGCTTTGAGACGATATTTAACCGCAGAATTACCACTGCAATTGCCAATGACCATTACATAGCACGAGCGGCGAAAATTGCGGATGTCATGATTGGGGCTATGAACCCTCGCGGAAAGGTCATGAAACCAATCGTCTCGGAAGATATGGTGATGAATATGCAGAAAGGTGCGGTTATTGTAGATGTTTCAATCGATCAAGGCGGCTGTTTCGAAACCAGTCAAAGGACTTCGCATAGTGAACCGATTTTTGTCAAATATGGCGTTACCCATTATTGCGTTCCCAATATGCCCTCGGGTGTTGCGAGAACAGCGTCGTATGCGCTAACAAATGCCTTACTTCCTTTTGTGCTTAAATTTGGAGAATATGCAAGCATTTCGGATGCGCTTTGGAAAAGCACAAGTCTTCGCAATGGGGCTTATACCTACAAAGGATACATTACAAAAAAAGTTTTAGCCGATCTTTCGGGGCTAACTTTTCGGGAAATACAAATGCTTCTTGCGACCAATATTTAA
- a CDS encoding LytTR family DNA-binding domain-containing protein yields the protein MNILILEDEPFAAKRLEIMLKDMNASYQILSVIDTVSGAVKWFSNHQMPDLAFFDIHLADGISFEIFNQVSIECPIIFTTAYDEYALQAFKVNSIDYLLKPFDFQDLQKAIEKLLRLRRENEPERAIEKRLSQLENLIKEATSKVQYRTRFLVESRGQMISIPVQSINYFYSTSKITTLVSNEGRKFIIPETLEEIETQLNPNNFFRLNRWVIGSASSIEAIEASFGGKLKVTLSPRIDDEVIVSKEKATPFKEWLGR from the coding sequence ATGAATATTTTAATTTTAGAAGACGAGCCATTTGCAGCAAAAAGATTAGAGATTATGCTGAAAGATATGAACGCTTCTTATCAGATACTCTCTGTCATTGATACCGTCTCAGGAGCAGTAAAATGGTTTTCGAATCATCAAATGCCTGATTTGGCTTTTTTTGATATTCACCTTGCCGATGGCATTTCGTTTGAAATATTTAACCAAGTGTCGATTGAGTGCCCAATTATCTTTACGACTGCCTACGACGAATATGCCCTTCAAGCCTTTAAGGTCAATAGTATCGATTATCTTCTTAAGCCATTTGACTTTCAGGATCTTCAAAAAGCCATTGAAAAATTGCTTCGGCTTCGAAGGGAGAATGAACCTGAACGTGCAATTGAAAAAAGGCTAAGTCAATTAGAAAATCTAATTAAAGAAGCAACTTCCAAAGTTCAGTATCGAACCCGATTCTTAGTAGAATCTCGAGGGCAGATGATTTCAATTCCGGTTCAATCGATAAATTATTTCTACTCAACATCGAAAATCACAACCCTTGTTTCAAATGAAGGTAGAAAATTTATCATTCCAGAAACCCTTGAAGAAATCGAAACCCAACTCAATCCCAACAATTTTTTTCGCTTAAATCGTTGGGTAATTGGTTCGGCTTCTTCGATTGAAGCCATTGAAGCTTCTTTTGGAGGGAAGTTAAAAGTAACCCTCTCACCGAGAATTGATGATGAAGTAATTGTCAGCAAAGAAAAAGCCACTCCCTTTAAAGAGTGGCTTGGACGATGA
- a CDS encoding histidine kinase: MSTNSVGKNPVDGFTLWFRLVGLPVIAVALSIPNYFVDPEYVARFHDNPGISRYYIEYGAWAYTYDLIPTVLQVILLSETYLLLSDFLHRFFSWEERPLTRILVQLTAHSGLSIAIGILVNGFYYLIVCNEWISPAYMLFMLAFSVLATIALTGSYTGLVFFNRWRYTVLESEKMKRSLLASELRAIKNQIDPHFLFNTLNVLSSLIEENPSKATEFVSQMAKVYRYVLQSHHKSLVTYEEELAFAKSYLYLLETRFGTNLKTIWDIDEQSLNKFLPVMSLQLLIENAVKHNIVSIEKPLTIFISATPSVAIISNTLQLKSLSQIKPINGKIDENHVGIGLKSIEERYELLSQKGQSKKGIRVSKDNEQFTVLLPLLTHDELPQTVEPIAEE, encoded by the coding sequence ATGAGCACTAACAGCGTCGGCAAGAATCCAGTGGATGGGTTTACGCTTTGGTTTCGGTTGGTTGGATTGCCTGTTATTGCTGTCGCCCTGTCGATTCCGAATTACTTTGTTGATCCGGAATACGTCGCACGGTTTCATGATAATCCGGGTATTAGTCGATATTACATCGAGTATGGCGCTTGGGCCTACACTTACGACTTAATTCCAACAGTCCTTCAGGTTATTTTACTTTCTGAAACCTACCTGCTCCTTTCGGATTTTCTGCATCGATTTTTTAGCTGGGAAGAAAGGCCATTAACCCGAATTTTAGTTCAGTTGACAGCGCATTCAGGGCTTAGCATTGCAATTGGAATTTTGGTCAATGGATTTTACTACCTCATCGTTTGTAACGAGTGGATTTCTCCTGCTTATATGCTATTCATGTTGGCTTTCTCTGTGCTCGCTACGATAGCCCTTACCGGCTCTTATACAGGACTGGTTTTTTTTAATCGATGGCGATATACGGTATTAGAATCAGAAAAAATGAAACGCTCGTTACTGGCTTCTGAACTACGAGCAATCAAAAATCAGATCGATCCCCATTTCCTATTTAATACATTGAATGTGCTTTCATCTCTGATTGAAGAAAACCCTTCCAAGGCAACTGAATTCGTCTCTCAAATGGCAAAAGTGTATAGGTATGTTTTACAAAGCCATCATAAGTCGTTGGTGACTTATGAAGAGGAGCTGGCTTTCGCAAAAAGCTATTTGTATTTATTGGAAACCCGTTTTGGAACGAATCTCAAAACAATTTGGGATATTGATGAGCAAAGTCTTAACAAATTTCTTCCGGTCATGAGTCTTCAATTACTCATTGAAAATGCGGTTAAGCATAATATTGTTTCAATTGAAAAGCCATTGACCATTTTCATCTCCGCCACACCGAGCGTAGCGATTATTTCCAATACATTACAGTTAAAAAGCTTAAGTCAGATTAAACCAATTAATGGCAAAATTGATGAAAATCATGTGGGAATAGGGTTGAAAAGTATTGAAGAACGATATGAACTCTTGTCCCAAAAAGGCCAATCGAAGAAGGGAATCAGAGTCTCAAAAGATAATGAACAATTTACGGTGTTGCTTCCACTTTTAACTCACGATGAATTACCTCAAACTGTTGAACCTATAGCAGAAGAATGA